One genomic region from Quercus robur chromosome 4, dhQueRobu3.1, whole genome shotgun sequence encodes:
- the LOC126722375 gene encoding uncharacterized protein LOC126722375, translating to MTTFQAGLNNLDLIFSLGKTLPTSMTDLLFKAQKYMNGEDALTTKGLIRKQKKEETGECHGRKKDRKDSYLEDEPRLKWPKLLSTSSRKRDPKKYCRFHKDHGHYTDEYCDLKEQIEELIQRGKLQKFIKRDHQPQSRAEDKNHDNAKDDGRDHTKQVVGEIWTIVGGPVSGGSYKSLKKTYYWQIDSVHIKHPSLKYRRSENDNITFSEREASGIKQPYDDPLIITLGIEGFNTRRVLVDNGSFADIMYMTAYQQLRVDPKKLRPFNSPLVSFSGDKIYPKGIVALSVTTGAHPAQVTIRVDFLIIHCLSFYNVILGRPTLNRLKAVTSTYCLKMKFPTPNWVGQVCGD from the exons ATGACGACCTTCCAAGCAGGGCTTAATAACCTCGACCTCATCTTTTCGTTAGGGAAGACGCTGCCAACTTCTATGACAGACCTGTTATTCAAAGCCCAAAAGTATATGAATGGGGAAGACGCCCTTACAACTAAAGGACTAATAAGAAAACAGAAGAAAGAGGAGACCGGGGAGTGTCATGGTAGGAAGAAAGATCGTAAGGATTCATACTTGGAG GATGAACCAAGGTTGAAATGGCCTAAGCTGTTAAGCACGTCCTCAAGGAAGCGTGACCCAAAGAAGTACTGTCGTTTTCATAAAGATCATGGTCATTACACAGATGAATACTGTGATTTGAAAGAGCAGATAGAGGAGTTGATTCAACGAGGAAAACTTCAAAAGTTTATCAAAAGGGATCACCAACCTCAATCAAGGGCTGAGGATAAAAATCATGACAATGCCAAGGATGACGGACGAGACCATACAAAGCAGGTCGTAGGAGAAATATGGACGATAGTAGGGGGACCTGTATCAGGAGGGTCGTACAAGTCTTTGAAGAAGACGTATTACTGGCAAATCGATAGTGTCCACATCAAGCATCCATCCCTAAAGTACCGACGATCAGAGAATGACAACATCACGTTTTCTGAACGCGAAGCAAGTGGGATTAAGCAACCCTATGATGATCCACTCATCATTACATTGGGGATAGAAGGATTCAACACAAGGAGAGTGTTAGTTGATAATGGAAGCTTTGCAGACATAATGTACATGACGGCCTACCAGCAGCTGAGGGTAGATCCTAAGAAACTTAGACCCTTCAATTCTCCACTGGTCAGTTTTAGTGGAGATAAGATTTACCCAAAAGGAATCGTCGCATTGTCCGTCACAACTGGGGCACACCCGGCGCAAGTAACAATCCGAGTCGATTTCTTGATCATTCATTGCCTATCATTCTACAATGTCATCTTAGGACGACCAACTTTGAATAGACTCAAGGCTGTAACTTCGACTTATTGTTTGAAGATGAAGTTTCCAACTCCAAATTGGGTAGGCCAAGTATGTGGAGATTAG